The Lineus longissimus chromosome 10, tnLinLong1.2, whole genome shotgun sequence genome segment CTCTTTTCATGGACAGGGTGTTCAGACTTTGAATCTGAGAACTCCAGTCTACGTTTCTTGTTGTTGGCCTTAGGGCGGACAGGATGAGGTGGGCTGTATGTCTGTCTTGCATTATAAGATTCTTCAGCACCAGCTCTGGAATGAACAGAAATTGATTCAAATCACTGTTAAAACAGAAACACCGGCCATCAATGCTGTATCGGCCAGATGTCAGCAAGTTTATAGACGTTTTGCCTTGGACTGAAGAAAGGGCAACTAAGTAAAGGGAAAACCCATTGTAAAGTTCCAGAAAGTAtctcaaaaaaatttcaccttTGCATGATATTTCAGTTTTTATCTGAAAAAAATGGTAGCCTGGGGCCTACTCATCATAAGTTATGCGCATTAACTATGATGAGTTCAACATTTTGTTAGAAAAAACCCGAAATATCATGCAAAGGTGAAAGCCATGAGCCCTAACATGTGCCATATCATAGCATGTCTCCCCTTGTCCGGAATTAGATACCAAATACATGCAATTATACACTACATTGCACTAGGTGCCTATTGTCGGATTTTTTTGCCACTTCAACAGCACCGCATAACAAAATTTAGGAGGATCAGCATGAACTTGTGAACTAAAAAACATTTATAGGAGGAAGGCCTGCGGTCTTATTGAAGTATTAGAGAGGAAATAACCTAAATAGGCCGCGTAAACAGGTGGCATGCATGTCAagacatgatcatgacatggTCCATGGATCATTGGAATCTGTCATTCCTGTTCAGTCGGTCGGGAACATCGGGTCCAATAAACACCTAATCAAGACGAAGTTCTCCTAATGCACACATCATTATTGACAACAAACACTAAGGCTATTCAACTATCATGATTTACCTGTGATCAGCTACCCAACTTTCCCAAAATCTTTTGTAGAACCCTGGGGATTTCTCCTCTCTGGAAGATGTTTCGTCCGCCATTGCTGCTGTGTGACAAGCGCGCCAACAATCGTAAGGGAGTTCGGAAATGAGCCTCAAAGTGCACTTTTTTTAACTCATGAGCAGTGGAGAATTTACTTCATCGCGACGTTAAATGGCTAAGAATCGACTCTTCGTTAGTCACTACACTCTTAGCTACGATGTAGCTGAAAAATAGACCACAAAAATAAACTCGAAACCTGGAACTATATTTTGAGCGCTCAACCTTGCCTTTTTACGTAGTTATAAGCTACAGACCGGATTTTCACCCtattccgtaacattattccgttccgttccgttccgtgttttcgcaacgccgatggatctaccctgtgacgacttggtgtagatatcgattttttccgacgtcacgctgatggcgcttgattaccccgctaaaggcatcaaacacgttcagaaaaaaggTTTACTGGTGAACCAgtagaagaacaaacatatggctgtaaaaagccgcccattttTTTATGAAGACTTGTGACATAACAAGCATTCCTATGTCAAAAGCCCTGATCAGATTATCATAAGACTTTTTGTTAGATTATTATTCAGTTTTCTTGTACATAAAGTATAATACTTACGTGTATATCTACACGTAGTAAGTTTTCCTGTAAGATTCTGATCTGAATCTagattttgaccaaattcttgTAAAGTAATGTATATCATGTATGAACAATGTATAAAAAAACGTCATTAAGTTATCAGTTAAATGTAAGAGtgaacagtccaaatcacaattaacatctcgtaaatcgcgtcattggcgcgtcactgacgcgctACCCAGCGCAACTCGCGGGTACGTTGCACGTCACTGACGCAAAGCAGGAAGAAtatcaattgtgatttgtacaGTGAGAATTGTAACGGGATTGCTCGATCTGTAGGTAAGATAATACAGTGAGGTACTCGAAATATATCTGTTTTTGCGATATATAGGCATGACGTACAGGGATGACAGCATAAATTCTTATCAGAGGTAATGCTTGCTAAATTTTGCAATGAAGCAACAATTTCAATCCCAATCTTGTTTATAAACTGCATTcctcatatttcattacaactTTAGTGAACACCTATATGTAGGCCGCTATATATCAGGCAGTGATATTGAAAACCTCGATCGGTTTATATTGCTGAATTTCTGCACAAAAAGCAACATTATTCCAACCGATCAAAGACTCGGCTGCGAAAGGAAAAATTGTGCCGTCCATTACGCGAACGTGGCGAAAGATTTGCACATAACACGTCAACACGTTTGCTCTATCTGTCATCACGAGGGCGTTTGAAATCTGTGGTGTTTGCCGCTGGGTTTTTCGCAATGAAACAACTTTTAAAATCAATACCAACAAAGATGGACGTTTTCCAACGTGATTTCTAAACAACCAACCGTCAGCAGATCTGTATTCATCATGCATTAATGTCTTTTCAACTATGTATGATCTTTTGTCAATGTCGCGACCGTGTCACATCGACCTTGATATTGACGCCAGTGATATGTGGAAATGGTAGGCAGTTAGACAGAAAAGACCTACATATGTCATGAACAGCGACAACCAGCCGAATGAAGACATCTTTTATCAACAATGTGTGGCAATTGTGTAAGGAAACTGGACCAGCCAAAGTACTGGGGCTGGATCATAGTCTTGGCAAATTTTGTCTGTTTATTCCTGATAGTCGGAACGGTGCGTTCAATGGGGATCTTCTATGACGAGTGGCTGGAATATTTTCACGATGCAAGCTCGGTCACCTCATCCGTTGGGACTATGATAGGGGCAATGACCTGCCTTGCTGGTAAGCGCGACAATTATATACTGGGTATTGATCCTTCAGTGTATTTGTTCATCTCCTGTTCTATCTATTAGGGAACTTTAAAACAAtttctaaatacatgtaggtaaattaaaattttgaatgaatCAGTTTTTTTCTCCTAAGAAGGCTTGAATAAAATCAAATGGCCCCAAAAAAAGAATATTCGAATAAATAAACAATGTTCAAAACAtttgacaaaaaaattattttgaaaaaagaaaggAAATCACTTGAGTATGTAGCGTGTATCTAGAAACCTGGAGCGGTTTTTATGGAGCGGTTTGCCTCACCACTAGCGTTATGGAGCGTGTTTCAAACAAACTTTTCATCGTGTATCATAATTATAAATGAATGATAAAATTAGCATTGTATTTTGAAGACAGTGACCACCAGCTGGTCATCTTAGCAAAGTTTGTGGATAAAAACAGACTTTacccaaaatatttccaatgatgacgtcatttcgtGCAGCCAATCATAAGTAAGCATGGCTTTTACTAGCAGCAAGTGTTCAGTTCTGATTTACACCataccagggcccggttgttcaaaacacgtttgtcactaacgctggcgttatcttaATTTGGCGTTAAGTCTCAGGGCTTAACTGATCGAAGGAGTTAACGCTATGTTAAGTTGACGCAATCTGTTTTGCACAACCAGGCTCTATCATTCAAAACAAGAATTGTCTCTACATACTTATGCTTAACTTGGCGCTAAGTCTAATGGCCATAACTGAATGAGATATCGTCAAGTTCTTATTTATAGCACCAGCATTTAATTGGCGACAAAACTTGGTTTGAACAGCTCAGGCCCTGATATTTATATCAATCGTTATTGAACTCATATTAGGACCTTTCCAGTTATCAGCGACATCAATTGGCCAgtgatggcacgtttcgtaactactggagctattgcTATGGGGTTGCTATATCTCCTTACCTAAGGGCTTGATCATTGGTTAATATTTATCATGTAACAGCCTGCCTGCGAGGGGGATGAGCACAATGGAccaggccatttcattttttaccaTGAAAAAGTAGGAAAGCTTCACTCATGTCACTTTATGCACTAGTCCGGTATTGATAATGTCAATACCTAACAGGTATGACTTgatgaggcaagaccacaattgattttttaagccttttagcagttaaattgtcaatgtttgaccgcgacgcatcaaatactgcgtgcggttgtgaatctgaaatttagattatgttattccggacagtcgggcaagtaaatggtgaaaaataaactggtggttgaccacaaaaattttttgataatcgacaaattagacagactttgatatttccactcttttcagccaactggcaaaaaaaactcaaaacacgccccctattacccaattagcaaaattccaaattaattttttcatcaaataatttctttatatctgtagacttgccacagcaaatattttttcaatacctctccaaatatgtacttgagagttaaaaacatgcactcgtctaattgataggcctcgaccctccaacctatgaatattcattagtggtcttgtctctgatcAATTTAGAATGTTTTAAGATGTTGCTTTCATTGTAAGTTCGAAACGTTTTACTTTTTTTTGACAGGTCCGATAGCCAATACTTTGGCCACACGCTTTGGGACGAGGCCTGTTGTCATCTCCGGTGGTGTCATATCTTCCGTAGGTTTTTTCTCAACCGCGTTTGTCCCTGATATCTACGTGCTGTTTGTGACGTATGGATTCATGACCGGTAGGTAACTCTGCAACAGGCCGTTTGATGTCGATGTAGTGTGACCAAGATTACGCACGCGAATTTCTTTGGCAAGCGTTGTGTTCAGCTATTTAAACAATCGAAATTCAATCCTTCAACTTATCGCCCGAGAatatgtaaaaagtaggctacAATAATAATACTGGGAGAGTGTATGATACGAGTCACCATATGACGTGACAAAAGACAGTAATGAATATATGACGTGAAGAACAAATGAAAAGGGGCTTTTTCTGGATTGCGCTTAGTGCAATCCGGTTACGATTATCCACATATCGCAGATTGCATCCTAGCTCGTGCGGAGACTTCATTTTAAAGCAAAAACATTCCTGAGTACACTTTCCATGATTTTAGAGAGGTTTGCACGTACTTTTCGTGACAACTTTCAAAGTATGTCATCGCATTTTTGATGGATCAGCGCATTTATATAGGGCACTAGTATGATAAAGCGCTTTACTTGTCGTgtgaaattcctttgaagttAGTGAGGCCAACAACTTGTTCAGGAAACAATGTGTATACGGTAGCCTATAACAGGTCGCGCGTGCTATATTTCAGACTGGGCCCATTGTGTAACAtggacaatgggtgatttcaatgttggttttggttttagtgttgggtgttagtgtcagttttattcttaatttctacccctaaaaacctatgtcttgataagaccaattcgaggttttagtttaacaccaacacctggttttatctaaacacctaaaacctgggctgaaactaagaagaggttttattctgcaggtaaaactaacaccaagatggacagagataaaaccttaaaccaaacatgcatgctgttgtcgttgttactgttgtttccctattgtaaccgcttctgatcttgcctgacaagaattttagcagacgcctcaaataaaaattgtcaaaacattgaaaacatttgtcagaaatacaaatttggtcgtcttctgtcacgtccatcatcattcccatcagcgttcaaaataccagcaactactccttgaaatggtacaaacaacatgatttttttcccttcttaacaccaacaccaactttgaaatccactcggtgttaatgccaaaggtgttagttttattggtaatacaaaatgcactacaaaacttccaaatataacaccgagctgggattaagatcagaccttggtgttccaattggtttcagtgtgaaactaaaacctaatttgaaataggataatgctaaatctgagtgtcaaaactaacaccagaactgatttcatttctggtgttgtggagagttttagttttagtcccggtgttagtttttgccactaaaaccatcccttagctttaagctaaaaccggacataatgctaaaaccaacaaacaccgactttgaaatatgatgaaacttaaacccacttcatttcaatactGGTTttatcaagggttttagtgttccatttagttttaaaactaaatctaaaaactgactttgaaatcacccaatgtaccTCATATTCATAACGATCGGGTTCGTCTCCAGCCGTTGGATATGAACATACACCGAATCTATGTAACAGTTCGGGAATTTTAGCGCAATCATTCATCTAATGGAAAATACATTAGAATGTAAAGACGTTTTGTAGTTTCTACGCTCTATATTAGAGATTATTTTATTTTGTAATAACAAATTCTGAAGATTCCAGGTCACCGTGTGTCCGAGTTGGTGCAAATATTGCCCCAGTTACAGGGTATATCCCTTGGACCTGCATTAACGGAggagaaataaagaataaaccGCTGGGGTTCTTGAAATGGGTATACATCGTGCAACGTTACATTTGCCGACAACCACATACCGGACGCGCAAATATTGCAACGCGTGCCGCCTAATACGCCTTTTGAGATTGTTGGAGCCCCGCTTTTCTTTACCCATTATAAACCCCGTCAAACAAATGCGATAAAAAAACCATCGTTTTATATATCGTCCAATCAATATCATTCATTGATTGTTTCGGTTTTAGAGCAGGAGATATCCAACCTAAAATGCATCAAAGTTCAGAAAAAGAATCCCTTGTTCGTCTTGACATCTTGCATGCAACTCGGTCATAGATCCCTGTCAAGCCGTTCCCAATACACCTTTCCaaaaatggggcgctgagtgtccgaaatagtgatgtcataaggggaaactaggccttatggtggagggacaaaggagatagtcatggttgaccaacacacttgaatgcctttaatgacggacaagggggaaaaagttacttccaatgcaagccaccaatttcgggaagcatgtatatgaaTATCATTTCGGTATGCTCTTTTTTCTCTCGTAGGTTTCGGGTTTGCCCTGGCCTACATCCCGATGCTGACTGTCACGTTAGATTACTTCAAGGAGAGACCAAGTCTTGTCATTGGTTTAGCATCAACGGGAGTCGGCATTGGTGGAATGGTACTACCAATTATCCTCGAATACCTAACGGAGGCTTATAGTTGGCGAGGCACCGCTATCGTAATGAGTGCTGCAATGTTGAATATTTGTGTTTGTGGCGCGGTGGTCAGACCATTGCAGGAGGCTGAGGAGCACAGGCCAAACGCACCCATCAAGGCGCATGGGAATGCTGCCTCTGGTGTAGTTTGTTCAGACAACACGAACATGTCTGGCGGGGTCATCAACATGACTGTTCCTGAAACACCACCCCAAGGTTATCATGATAATACAGAAAGGGTGATCCTTTCACCTGATTGCAAGAGTTTAGAGGCAGCAAAAGGATCGCATGCCGAAATTATTAGCAAGTACAATCCTCGTAGTTCATCATGTGGTAAAGCAGATGACGTACAAGTCGGGGACCAGCCTGATTCCGAAGCCCCACATACTGCGATAGGTAAAAATAAGAACAAAACCCTAAAAAGATCCTTTAAACATCTATTTACAAATGTGTCATTCATTTTGATAAACATCGACATaatttttttcagcgctgcGCTCTTTACTATATTTGCCCATTTGAAATCTGCAGTTATCGCTGTCGGCGGTGTCAGCGTCCACGAAGGGACGTACGCCCTCACCGTCTTGAATGCCGGAAGTCTTGTGGGGGCCCTCGTTACTGGATTTATGCTTTACAGGTTTCCTAAGATTGACGCCCTTTTTGTGATAATTGTTGAAACGACAGTTTGTGGGGCTTCAATGATACTCATACCTTTTGTATCATCGGCGTACAGCTACGTATTGGCTGTGTGTTTTGTGGCCGGCTTTACTCTCAATCCGTATGACTATCTCTTGCAGTTAGTTTATAAGGATATGGTAGGTATCGCAGATGTGACTCTTGCCTTTGGTATAACTTATGCCTCTTATGGAATTGGTGGTTTAGCCGGATCTGCCCTTGCCGGATTTGTGTACGATATGACCGGAGACTACGCCAATTCATTATACATTGCCGGAGCGTTTTACTTCGTTAGCAATATTCTGATCATACGACCTTGTATTTCGAATATTAGTAGGGGAAAATGTTTTGTAGCAAAACAGGCTCGAGCTACTCGCAGTGGTGATGTCATCGGTAAAGAAGACCTTGATGTGTTTAAGTCCAAAAGTAGACAATTTGATGCTCAAAACACCAACAGCAAAAAAGACATTGATGCGTCCAGCGCCAACAACGAACAAGACACTGATGCGTCTATTGCGAACAGCAAACATGATTTTGATGCGTCTAATTCCAACAGCAAACATGACTCTGATGCGTCTAATGCCAATAGCAAGCATAACTTTGATGTGACAAATGCCAAGAGCGAACTGTACTTGGAAACGGGATGTGAACATGACATCACGGGAGGTCGCGATAACCCCTCGTTTCTTGATATCAACGACGAGAGCACCGTCCCCCAGCACTCTTCTCCTTCTGCTGTCGAACAAATCACTATTGCTACACACTTTTAGCGAGGCTGCACGCTGTAGAAACCAAGTTGAAGCTTTAATATCCTTATCCCCTAAGGTAAATATTGTTCTCTGTGAGCAATCAAAACCACCACTAAAGCTTCTCTCTTTACATACTGTAAAGCCGCCAAAATTGATTCGGGCGTTTTGTTTTATAATTATATTAGTAGATTTGGTGAATAACCAAAATTCACGagaaaaaaatttagaaaattttttggaattgaaaaacagaatgaaattttgtaattgggcaaattgaaaatgtcaaatttcgTATTCGCAGAAATAAAGAGGGGTGACTATTTTGCAGTTTGTAGTAACACAAAAATACAACACGTATTTAAACCGTAGTGTAATCAACGTCCGTGGCTGCTGCCTCTCAATATTCCCCAGATTGGAGGGCCCAGAATTACCTGGAAGGAAAccaaggaaggaaggaaggaaacCAAGAGAAAACGCTTCTTTAAGACAGGACATCTATATATGACTACTTAGCAGAAACGACGCGAAAACCATATTTCATACGAACAGGCCAGGCTCAACGTGGACACCTGAGATGGATATAATAGGAGTGGGAATGGTGCGTTCAATGTAATCCCTGCACCCTCTAGCTGGTCAGGGGTTCGACACTTTAATCAAAACACTTCAAAACTTCTAATGTGTACCGGGATAGACATTTTTCAACTTGTTTTCGTGGtacatacattcatcaaaacTTCAACACCCGAGGTTGGTTGCGCTCACTGGTAAGACATCCGACTATTTTTTACCATTGACATGATGGGGAAACAGGTGTATGTCAGGAAATCTGAAGGATTAAATTCGAACTTAAAGAGCCAAACAATTAATGCATAACCATTAAATTTGGCCGCCAATGCATTATGTGAGTCCTCCTTTATCTAAACACTCAGACGACTGTACTTTCTGAATTGCGATGTAAGGATttgttaaatgtacatgtactttgtctGTAGCACTGGTTCAACTCATGCAACATACTTTCGGATTCATATTTTGCAAATAGATTTGATTATGGTGTACAATTCAAGAAGTTTAATATAAAAACAGCTGTTTTACCAATGGTATTcaccatacatgtaggtattagTCTGTATTATGCATATAAAGTACTGTAAATTATATACATGGAGTTCCGTACTTGAATTCATGAGCCCTTGTTTTTTATGCTTTATCATGTCGGACCCATTTTTGTTAAAGTTTCCCCTGCTTGAACATGGAGTGGGACAACCCAGATGCAACCATGCGTGACATGCAACGGGTCCAAGGAaaggagctaattagtattaacACCTAGGGCCACTCTGGGAGTTTGCATCACATCTCATTAACCCAATTCAACTGAAGAatttgatctttaatggcctatgttgggaagccctattatttttcactggttttctGGAAATCCAACCTTTTGAACAAGGTCGGAAAAAAGTCGGACATTATGGGAGAAATACCGAGACATCAGGAAAAAGTAAGAGAAACCGTCATAAAGGACATATAAAAAGCTTACAACTCGTG includes the following:
- the LOC135494833 gene encoding monocarboxylate transporter 13-like; translated protein: MCGNCVRKLDQPKYWGWIIVLANFVCLFLIVGTVRSMGIFYDEWLEYFHDASSVTSSVGTMIGAMTCLAGPIANTLATRFGTRPVVISGGVISSVGFFSTAFVPDIYVLFVTYGFMTGFGFALAYIPMLTVTLDYFKERPSLVIGLASTGVGIGGMVLPIILEYLTEAYSWRGTAIVMSAAMLNICVCGAVVRPLQEAEEHRPNAPIKAHGNAASGVVCSDNTNMSGGVINMTVPETPPQGYHDNTERVILSPDCKSLEAAKGSHAEIISKYNPRSSSCGKADDVQVGDQPDSEAPHTAIGKNKNKTLKRSFKHLFTNVSFILINIDIIFFSAALFTIFAHLKSAVIAVGGVSVHEGTYALTVLNAGSLVGALVTGFMLYRFPKIDALFVIIVETTVCGASMILIPFVSSAYSYVLAVCFVAGFTLNPYDYLLQLVYKDMVGIADVTLAFGITYASYGIGGLAGSALAGFVYDMTGDYANSLYIAGAFYFVSNILIIRPCISNISRGKCFVAKQARATRSGDVIGKEDLDVFKSKSRQFDAQNTNSKKDIDASSANNEQDTDASIANSKHDFDASNSNSKHDSDASNANSKHNFDVTNAKSELYLETGCEHDITGGRDNPSFLDINDESTVPQHSSPSAVEQITIATHF